Proteins encoded by one window of Blautia luti:
- a CDS encoding BlaR1 family beta-lactam sensor/signal transducer — MSNWIIHFLISNIFICIFTLVIIGTKKLLKKYLSATTQYHLCFLLFLLLAVPFFPVQIHGSQLFSWLHFFQTDSGLNSGTDTLSELTSNTQNILLNQVNDFSVSISSQFSGGLNTILFLIWITGVMIMSVLTLHSLNYVRSIKRSALPLQNQQVKTIYYNCLKELKISHPVSVYSTAFLKSPVLIGIIHPRIYIPIHLISELNPDDMRFMLLHELQHYRHKDTFIGFLMVISNILYWFNPFVWYTLKEILCDREIACDSAVLQMISADEYQAYGTTLINFAEKISSFSSPLAVGMSGNFRQMKRRILNIAVFRKETLYQKMRALIIYLVISAVFIGCTPILSIDASTQSVYHFSDTDKNISLLDISETFGTYDGSFVLYDNNLDSWKIYDLEEATKRIPPESTYKIYDALLGLESGIITPEHSSMTWNGDAFPFPSWEADQDLNSAMQNSVNWYFQAIDSQLGINRVQEFLNKIEYGNQTTSSNLDLYWSDFSLKISPLEQVTLLKKFNTNEFHLNFQNVFSVKNAIKIASTPNGNFYGKTGTGRVNGQDINGWFIGYVETSDNSYYFATNIQSDSNATGKKAFEITSDILKKLHIWN, encoded by the coding sequence ATGAGCAACTGGATCATCCACTTTTTAATCAGTAATATCTTCATATGTATTTTTACACTTGTAATAATCGGAACAAAAAAACTTCTGAAAAAATATTTATCTGCGACTACACAGTACCATCTCTGTTTTCTTTTATTTTTATTACTTGCCGTGCCATTTTTTCCTGTACAGATTCATGGCTCACAACTTTTTTCATGGTTACATTTTTTTCAAACTGACTCAGGACTTAACTCTGGTACCGACACGCTATCCGAACTTACCAGTAATACACAAAATATTTTGTTAAACCAGGTGAATGATTTTTCAGTTTCCATCAGTAGTCAATTTTCTGGAGGCTTGAATACCATACTCTTTCTAATATGGATAACGGGTGTTATGATTATGTCAGTCCTCACCCTTCATTCATTAAACTATGTACGTTCCATAAAAAGATCTGCTCTCCCGCTTCAAAATCAGCAGGTAAAAACTATTTATTACAATTGTTTAAAGGAACTTAAAATCTCTCACCCAGTATCAGTCTACAGTACTGCATTTTTAAAATCACCAGTTTTAATCGGAATAATACATCCCAGAATTTACATTCCCATCCATTTAATTTCCGAACTGAATCCTGATGATATGCGTTTTATGCTGCTACACGAATTACAGCATTACCGTCACAAAGATACATTTATTGGCTTCCTCATGGTCATAAGTAATATACTCTACTGGTTTAACCCTTTTGTTTGGTACACTTTAAAAGAAATTCTCTGTGACCGTGAAATAGCCTGTGATTCTGCTGTATTGCAGATGATTTCTGCTGATGAATACCAAGCTTATGGAACTACACTGATTAATTTTGCAGAAAAAATATCCTCTTTTTCCTCTCCACTGGCAGTTGGAATGTCCGGAAATTTCAGGCAGATGAAACGACGTATTCTCAACATCGCCGTTTTTAGGAAAGAAACTCTTTATCAAAAAATGAGAGCATTGATAATTTATCTGGTCATTAGTGCTGTTTTTATTGGATGTACACCCATTTTATCCATTGATGCCTCTACTCAAAGCGTATATCATTTTAGTGATACAGACAAAAATATCTCCCTGTTAGATATATCCGAAACATTTGGAACATATGATGGATCATTTGTTTTGTATGACAATAATTTGGATTCCTGGAAAATATACGATCTTGAAGAAGCCACCAAACGTATTCCGCCAGAGTCTACCTACAAAATATACGATGCATTATTAGGGTTGGAATCCGGAATCATCACACCAGAACACTCTTCCATGACATGGAATGGTGATGCCTTTCCTTTTCCATCCTGGGAAGCTGATCAGGATTTAAACTCTGCTATGCAAAATTCCGTTAACTGGTATTTCCAGGCAATTGATTCGCAGCTCGGAATTAACAGAGTCCAGGAATTTTTGAATAAAATAGAATATGGAAACCAAACAACCAGTTCAAATCTGGATTTATACTGGTCCGATTTTTCATTAAAAATCTCGCCTTTAGAGCAAGTAACATTATTAAAAAAATTTAACACAAATGAATTCCATCTAAATTTCCAAAATGTATTTTCTGTTAAAAATGCTATAAAAATTGCCAGTACACCTAATGGTAATTTCTACGGAAAAACTGGAACCGGTCGTGTCAACGGACAGGATATCAACGGCTGGTTTATCGGATATGTAGAAACTTCCGATAACAGCTATTATTTTGCAACCAATATCCAAAGTGATTCTAATGCAACTGGCAAAAAAGCATTTGAAATCACTTCTGATATCTTAAAAAAATTACATATATGGAATTAA
- a CDS encoding DUF6070 family protein gives MEIIDMITKRKLKKMMSVLFISGCFFIGNTKCKGADLEYISQETANYAVQERGYDLPVDEVVKEEAIEDCKNVMNQMKVIYQKADKGTSSNIVVSETVMEEMQEVLKEKNVPVITSAPYSNMANYSKMEEFLFRAEQDLTGDIVLYRINRDGGIERLKFNYDGTDMYLLAVKAVWGMNDNPSIVYVSYTRIEEWKYTEKGWFGYTLCVPKYPEVSEAVDGSSMIRIKPLSDECREVSKRCVYLLGYQGNNLLCSDWDRSDMEGLDYNGLYEYLYRMKYGERYEFSGNSSGIPAEEFENLIMEFLPITADQIKKWAVFDSEHQTYDWERLGCLNYSPTYFGTSLPEVVEIRDSGEGNSVLVVDAVCDTFICNDAVITSELTVKFNDDKSFKYMGNKILNNGTKEVPKYQYRIKRKN, from the coding sequence ATGGAGATAATTGATATGATTACAAAAAGAAAACTGAAAAAGATGATGAGCGTTTTATTTATTTCGGGATGCTTTTTCATAGGAAATACAAAATGTAAAGGGGCTGATTTAGAATATATTTCACAGGAAACTGCGAATTATGCTGTACAAGAAAGAGGATATGATTTGCCAGTAGATGAAGTCGTGAAAGAAGAAGCTATTGAAGATTGTAAGAATGTTATGAATCAGATGAAAGTCATTTATCAAAAGGCGGATAAAGGGACTTCATCGAATATAGTAGTTTCTGAGACAGTAATGGAAGAAATGCAGGAAGTATTAAAGGAAAAAAATGTCCCCGTTATTACATCAGCACCGTATTCAAATATGGCTAATTATTCTAAAATGGAAGAATTTCTTTTCAGGGCAGAACAGGATCTGACAGGAGATATCGTCTTATATAGGATTAACAGGGATGGTGGGATAGAAAGACTCAAATTCAATTATGATGGGACAGATATGTATTTGCTGGCTGTGAAAGCTGTTTGGGGTATGAACGACAATCCATCTATTGTATATGTTTCGTATACAAGGATAGAAGAATGGAAATATACAGAAAAAGGCTGGTTTGGTTATACGCTATGCGTTCCAAAGTATCCGGAAGTATCAGAAGCGGTTGATGGCAGTTCTATGATAAGAATTAAACCTTTAAGTGATGAATGCAGGGAAGTTTCAAAGAGGTGTGTGTATTTGCTTGGATATCAGGGGAATAATCTTTTATGTTCTGATTGGGATAGATCTGATATGGAAGGGTTAGATTATAATGGTTTATATGAATATTTATATCGAATGAAATACGGGGAGAGATATGAGTTTTCAGGTAACTCAAGTGGAATTCCGGCAGAAGAGTTTGAAAATCTGATAATGGAGTTTTTGCCGATAACAGCAGATCAAATTAAAAAATGGGCAGTATTTGATTCGGAACATCAAACTTATGACTGGGAACGATTAGGCTGTTTAAATTATAGCCCTACTTATTTTGGAACATCTTTACCGGAGGTCGTTGAAATAAGAGATAGCGGAGAGGGAAACAGTGTGTTGGTTGTTGATGCTGTATGTGATACATTTATATGTAATGATGCCGTTATTACAAGTGAGCTGACTGTTAAGTTCAACGATGATAAGAGTTTTAAATATATGGGGAATAAAATTCTGAATAATGGTACGAAAGAAGTTCCCAAATATCAATATAGAATAAAAAGAAAGAACTGA
- a CDS encoding DUF6070 family protein, producing the protein MKKIWKIFVGVIFLAVCSGCGIKKEQKKTIEDTKEKIYRECEMLAEGYRNIYENAVKENALYELSTIQKSMDYFGKYGYAVIDSYNQLDMVQSIKVDDFLKKAEKEKNGKTTIFQVIAGDHFIRYDLKTKQGKIDVEVSSFKWKEDTWQETYYHEFRANSWKYTENGHFFIEEYHPAGYDGPSGYRDFRVAPLNKKCRELNRKYILPFGYTLNKLFTSNWSEKNYDGINFYDVFDRLLSMEEKTDEFKEGKTYEIPKESFETIFQKYFNISAEILQTGTVFHTEIQTYRYRTRGIVYDFAPTPYIPYPEVVSYIENQDGTITLEVNAVWPQKELDQAFCHSVTIRLLDKDRFQYVSNYVSRSEIEVTWYTERLSDEKWEECYGDN; encoded by the coding sequence ATGAAAAAAATTTGGAAAATATTTGTGGGAGTTATTTTTCTTGCTGTCTGTAGTGGATGTGGCATAAAGAAAGAGCAGAAAAAGACAATTGAAGATACGAAAGAAAAAATTTACAGAGAGTGTGAAATGCTAGCAGAAGGCTATCGGAACATATATGAGAATGCTGTGAAAGAAAATGCACTATATGAGCTGAGTACAATACAAAAAAGTATGGATTATTTTGGAAAATATGGATATGCAGTAATTGATTCCTACAATCAGCTGGATATGGTTCAAAGTATTAAAGTAGATGATTTTTTGAAAAAAGCAGAAAAAGAGAAGAATGGAAAAACTACTATATTTCAAGTTATAGCAGGGGATCATTTTATCCGGTATGATCTGAAAACCAAACAGGGGAAAATAGACGTTGAAGTAAGCTCTTTTAAATGGAAAGAGGACACTTGGCAGGAAACATATTATCATGAGTTTAGAGCTAATTCATGGAAATATACAGAAAACGGGCATTTCTTTATAGAAGAATATCATCCGGCAGGATATGATGGACCGTCTGGATATCGGGACTTTCGGGTAGCACCGTTAAATAAAAAATGTCGGGAGTTGAATCGAAAATATATACTTCCTTTTGGATATACACTTAATAAATTGTTTACTTCTAATTGGAGTGAAAAAAATTATGATGGAATAAATTTTTATGATGTTTTTGATCGTTTACTTTCAATGGAAGAAAAAACTGATGAATTTAAGGAAGGAAAGACTTATGAAATCCCAAAAGAATCATTTGAAACGATATTTCAAAAATATTTTAATATAAGCGCAGAGATACTGCAGACAGGAACGGTATTTCACACAGAAATACAGACATATCGGTATCGAACCAGAGGAATCGTATATGATTTTGCTCCCACACCATATATTCCATATCCGGAAGTTGTTTCCTACATAGAAAATCAAGATGGAACAATAACACTGGAAGTAAATGCGGTATGGCCACAAAAAGAATTAGATCAGGCGTTTTGTCATAGCGTAACCATTCGGCTGTTAGATAAAGATAGATTTCAATATGTATCCAATTATGTATCAAGGTCAGAAATAGAGGTTACCTGGTATACAGAAAGATTATCAGACGAAAAGTGGGAGGAATGTTATGGAGATAATTGA
- a CDS encoding penicillin-binding transpeptidase domain-containing protein: MRKKKRKKHTKIITKIVLFSGILIGGGIGIVTTMNCNVPEKRLMEYMKYIEKGEYEQMYAMLDQKKSSMNSKEEFIERNSKIYEGIEMSDLSITDITVKRQENGNAAVSYTTNMQTAAGNVEFTNDAVFSHDWTGYHLIWQDQLIFPELSATDKVQVTSEEAKRGDILDRNGRQLAGEGTASSVGIVSGRMENREDTIKKLAEYLGIGADEIEDKLKAGWVKADSFVPVATIPKIQEVDLLTVNPDKTVLEEKEKQDTLLKIPGIMLSDVKVRTYYLKEAASHLVGYVQAVTAEDLQEHKGEGYRTNSVIGKTGLETLYEKELKGTDGCEICIVDANGNKKSVIAYEPRKDGEDIHTTIDGDLQSTLYEQFKEDRGCSVALNPYTGEVLALVSTPSYDNNDFVRGMDNSQWSALNENEDRPLYNRFRQTWCPGSTFKPVIAAIGLKVGAFTANDDFGNEGLAWQKDSSWGDYTVTTLHDCEPVILKNALIYSDNIYFAKAALKIGADQLMQSLNQIGFNQELPFDIKMSESQYSNMDKIETEIQLADSGYGQGQILVNPLHLASIYTAFLNDGNMIKPYLHADGGSTSSEIWIKDAFSPQIVSEVMEGLEGVVNNPEGTGYGACREDIRLAGKTGTAELKATKEDTSGTEIGWFTVFTTDRDTKNPILLISMVENVKDIGGSGYVVEKDKAILDEYLGNE; the protein is encoded by the coding sequence ATGAGAAAAAAGAAAAGAAAAAAACACACGAAGATTATTACAAAAATAGTTTTATTTAGCGGTATATTGATTGGTGGTGGAATCGGTATTGTAACAACAATGAATTGTAATGTTCCTGAAAAAAGACTAATGGAATATATGAAATATATTGAAAAAGGGGAATATGAGCAAATGTATGCCATGCTGGATCAGAAAAAAAGCAGCATGAACAGTAAGGAAGAATTTATAGAACGAAATTCTAAAATATATGAAGGCATTGAGATGTCTGATCTGTCCATAACCGATATTACAGTAAAAAGACAAGAAAACGGAAATGCGGCAGTTTCCTATACAACAAATATGCAGACTGCTGCAGGAAATGTAGAATTTACCAACGATGCGGTATTTTCACATGATTGGACAGGATATCATTTAATCTGGCAGGATCAGTTGATTTTTCCAGAGTTATCTGCAACGGATAAAGTTCAGGTAACGTCAGAAGAGGCAAAGAGAGGAGATATTTTAGACAGAAATGGTCGTCAGTTGGCTGGAGAGGGAACTGCATCTTCGGTAGGAATTGTTTCGGGCAGGATGGAGAACAGAGAAGATACAATAAAAAAACTGGCAGAGTATCTTGGAATTGGAGCAGACGAAATTGAGGATAAGTTAAAAGCCGGTTGGGTAAAAGCAGATTCTTTTGTACCAGTAGCAACAATTCCTAAAATACAAGAGGTCGATCTTTTGACAGTGAATCCGGATAAAACTGTTCTGGAAGAAAAAGAAAAGCAGGACACATTATTGAAGATTCCAGGTATTATGTTATCTGATGTAAAAGTACGAACTTATTATCTAAAAGAAGCTGCCTCTCATCTGGTAGGGTATGTACAGGCGGTTACAGCCGAAGATTTGCAGGAACATAAAGGGGAAGGGTATCGTACAAACAGTGTGATTGGAAAGACTGGACTGGAAACGCTTTATGAAAAAGAACTAAAAGGAACAGATGGGTGTGAAATCTGTATTGTAGATGCAAATGGAAATAAAAAAAGTGTTATTGCATATGAGCCTAGAAAAGATGGAGAAGATATCCATACTACGATTGATGGTGATCTTCAAAGTACTCTTTATGAACAATTTAAAGAAGACAGAGGATGTTCTGTAGCTTTGAATCCTTATACAGGGGAAGTATTGGCGTTGGTAAGTACGCCATCTTATGATAATAATGATTTTGTACGTGGAATGGACAACAGCCAGTGGAGTGCATTAAATGAAAATGAAGACAGGCCTTTATACAACCGCTTTCGCCAGACATGGTGTCCTGGCTCAACTTTTAAACCTGTAATTGCTGCAATTGGATTAAAAGTGGGGGCATTTACTGCAAATGACGATTTTGGAAATGAGGGTCTGGCGTGGCAGAAAGATTCCTCGTGGGGAGATTATACAGTGACTACACTTCATGATTGTGAACCTGTGATCTTGAAAAATGCGCTTATTTATTCAGATAATATTTATTTTGCAAAAGCAGCATTAAAAATTGGTGCGGATCAACTGATGCAGTCTCTAAATCAAATAGGATTTAATCAGGAACTTCCATTTGATATTAAAATGTCAGAGTCCCAATATTCTAATATGGACAAGATAGAAACAGAAATCCAGCTTGCTGACAGTGGGTATGGACAGGGACAGATTCTGGTAAATCCTTTGCATCTTGCAAGCATTTATACGGCTTTTCTAAATGATGGAAATATGATAAAGCCATATCTTCACGCGGATGGTGGAAGCACTTCCAGTGAAATCTGGATAAAAGATGCTTTTTCACCACAAATTGTTTCGGAGGTTATGGAGGGGTTAGAGGGTGTAGTGAATAACCCGGAAGGAACTGGTTATGGAGCATGCCGGGAAGACATTAGATTAGCAGGAAAAACCGGAACAGCGGAACTGAAAGCTACAAAAGAAGATACATCTGGAACAGAAATTGGCTGGTTTACAGTTTTTACTACAGATAGAGATACAAAGAATCCTATTTTGCTCATCAGTATGGTAGAGAATGTGAAAGATATTGGAGGAAGCGGTTATGTGGTGGAAAAGGATAAGGCGATACTGGATGAATATCTTGGTAATGAATAA
- a CDS encoding winged helix-turn-helix domain-containing protein, whose amino-acid sequence MLILTFEDSEEEILNHIISCVNTGARAFQVIENAKTNLSYGDIVILLDKRELFRKQEKIDLSFIEFEILHLLMRSPGRVFSKEQIYDIIWNEPYSGDYNVVMRHICNIREKIEDDPGHPVYIQTVRGVGYRFNGNLGSE is encoded by the coding sequence ATGTTAATACTGACATTTGAAGATAGTGAGGAAGAAATCCTGAATCATATAATATCCTGTGTCAATACGGGAGCAAGAGCATTTCAAGTAATTGAAAATGCAAAAACAAATTTGAGTTATGGAGATATTGTTATTTTGTTGGATAAAAGAGAATTATTTCGAAAGCAGGAAAAAATAGATTTATCTTTTATAGAGTTTGAAATTTTGCATTTATTAATGCGAAGTCCTGGAAGAGTGTTTAGTAAAGAACAAATATATGATATAATCTGGAATGAACCCTATTCGGGTGATTACAATGTTGTTATGCGACATATCTGCAACATTAGAGAAAAGATAGAAGATGATCCTGGACATCCGGTATATATACAAACGGTGCGCGGTGTAGGATATCGGTTTAACGGAAATTTAGGCAGCGAGTGA
- a CDS encoding ABC transporter permease, which translates to MVRIVKTEFYKLKRYHILWAGVALMLLSVLLTLFTSMANDGSVWDFAYLTEQVIKNNMSMIFPMCISLIAGYMISREQTDDTLKNILTVPISFKKLLTGKLIVCGVLSIIFGLICSLFTIIAEMIVGFPGFEISLALKAALQITAVNFFLYLAVLPIIALTCRRTGSFLVGVIIAFVYGYGGMFASGNMTLANLYPITASLGMVGYRSYDTAVNWNIGSCSCSLVLAVVISAILILCMKERVATQTKKKAKKVAPKKGW; encoded by the coding sequence ATGGTTCGCATTGTAAAAACAGAATTTTATAAATTGAAAAGGTATCATATCCTTTGGGCGGGCGTTGCACTCATGCTCCTATCCGTCCTGCTGACCTTGTTTACCTCTATGGCGAATGATGGTTCCGTTTGGGATTTCGCCTATCTTACAGAACAGGTCATCAAAAACAATATGTCCATGATTTTTCCGATGTGTATCAGCCTAATTGCTGGATATATGATTTCTCGTGAGCAGACGGATGACACACTGAAAAATATTCTGACTGTGCCGATTTCTTTTAAGAAGCTGCTGACCGGAAAATTGATTGTGTGCGGCGTATTGTCTATTATTTTCGGGCTGATATGCAGCTTGTTTACAATCATAGCGGAAATGATTGTGGGATTTCCAGGCTTTGAGATTTCCTTAGCTCTAAAAGCAGCCTTGCAGATTACTGCGGTTAATTTCTTTTTATATCTTGCGGTTCTGCCGATTATCGCTCTTACTTGTCGGAGGACAGGTAGCTTTTTAGTCGGTGTAATCATTGCTTTTGTCTATGGATATGGAGGGATGTTTGCCTCAGGAAATATGACATTAGCAAACCTTTATCCGATTACCGCAAGTCTTGGAATGGTAGGCTACCGCAGCTATGATACCGCAGTCAACTGGAATATCGGAAGCTGTTCTTGCAGTCTTGTGCTTGCTGTTGTTATTTCTGCCATCTTGATTTTGTGCATGAAAGAGCGAGTAGCAACCCAAACAAAGAAAAAGGCCAAAAAGGTAGCACCAAAGAAAGGCTGGTGA
- a CDS encoding ABC transporter permease: protein MLKLIKCEFLKLKRKKFIPLIILAAFLFPIPLTYLMTTPSMMERYTDRADAFDGLFNMVLGYGIQFLLPCIIGVIAAILFFMERDNDTFKNLRTIPVTSTQMVLAKIIVLFIFGIVFCVASTIATILCGIGTLEVYGIGYKLFLAVETGIFITAGTLPLIVLVVFFSKTYVFSILLCVFYSVLNMSATALFDTLPKTMLWLLPTPLTTFWSAGDMAAHGIKMDLEQMTGLIPSTFQVVFILGIMAFVSFLLIDRLYKQRGE from the coding sequence TTGCTTAAACTAATCAAATGCGAATTTTTGAAATTGAAACGGAAGAAATTTATTCCGCTGATTATTCTGGCTGCGTTCCTGTTTCCAATCCCGCTGACTTATCTGATGACAACGCCCTCTATGATGGAGCGATATACGGATCGGGCAGATGCTTTCGATGGACTATTTAACATGGTGTTGGGATATGGTATCCAGTTTTTACTGCCCTGCATTATCGGAGTGATTGCCGCCATCCTGTTTTTTATGGAACGCGACAACGATACATTCAAAAATTTGCGTACAATTCCAGTAACCAGCACGCAAATGGTACTTGCAAAGATCATTGTCCTTTTTATCTTTGGAATTGTTTTTTGCGTGGCTTCTACTATTGCAACAATTCTTTGCGGAATTGGAACATTAGAAGTTTATGGAATTGGTTATAAGCTGTTTTTGGCGGTTGAAACGGGGATCTTCATTACAGCAGGAACACTCCCGTTGATTGTCCTTGTTGTCTTTTTCAGTAAGACCTATGTTTTTTCCATTTTGCTGTGTGTCTTTTACAGCGTTCTGAACATGAGTGCTACGGCATTGTTTGACACACTGCCTAAAACCATGTTATGGCTTCTGCCCACGCCACTGACTACATTTTGGAGTGCGGGAGATATGGCGGCTCATGGAATAAAAATGGACTTGGAGCAAATGACAGGGCTAATTCCTTCAACATTTCAAGTTGTATTCATTCTTGGAATCATGGCATTCGTTTCGTTCTTACTGATTGACAGATTATATAAGCAGAGGGGGGAATAA
- a CDS encoding ABC transporter ATP-binding protein, translating to MDSNYIIETKNLTKQYGSQKSVADLNIHVKRGRIYGLLGRNGAGKTTTMKMLLGLTKPTSGEVKIWGKSLQGNEKKLLPRIGSLIESPGFYPNLTGTENLRIFATLRGVPNNHAIKDALDLVGLPYKDKKLFSQYSLGMKQRLAIALAVMHDPELLILDEPINGLDPIGIAEVRSFIRELCDARGKTILISSHILSEISLLADDIGIIDHGALLEEESLAELEQKSSKHIRFTISDTAQAARILERNFHETHFSIQDDHNLRLHNMELPVGKIVTAFVENGLEVSEAHTCEESLEDYFKRVTGGEGIA from the coding sequence ATGGATTCAAATTATATTATTGAAACAAAAAATCTGACAAAGCAATACGGCTCACAAAAGAGTGTGGCGGACTTAAATATCCATGTCAAGCGTGGGAGAATTTATGGTCTGTTGGGTAGAAACGGAGCCGGAAAAACCACAACCATGAAAATGCTGTTGGGTTTAACGAAGCCGACTTCCGGTGAGGTCAAAATCTGGGGAAAGTCTTTGCAGGGAAATGAAAAGAAATTGCTGCCCCGCATTGGAAGTTTGATTGAGTCCCCTGGTTTTTATCCCAATCTGACCGGTACGGAGAATCTGCGTATCTTTGCTACCCTGCGTGGAGTACCAAACAACCATGCCATCAAAGACGCTCTGGATTTAGTCGGACTTCCTTACAAGGATAAAAAGCTGTTTTCGCAATACTCTCTTGGTATGAAGCAGCGGTTGGCGATTGCCCTTGCAGTCATGCACGATCCGGAACTTTTAATTTTGGACGAGCCTATCAACGGGCTTGACCCTATCGGTATTGCAGAAGTACGCTCTTTTATCCGTGAGCTTTGTGACGCAAGAGGAAAAACCATTTTAATCTCCAGTCACATTCTTTCGGAGATTTCCTTGCTGGCTGACGATATTGGAATTATTGACCACGGTGCACTGCTGGAAGAAGAAAGCCTTGCTGAGTTGGAGCAAAAAAGCAGTAAACATATCCGGTTTACGATCTCTGATACTGCACAGGCGGCAAGAATTTTGGAACGCAATTTCCATGAAACCCATTTTTCCATACAAGACGACCACAATCTGCGTCTACACAATATGGAGCTGCCTGTGGGAAAAATTGTAACTGCTTTTGTAGAAAACGGATTGGAGGTATCAGAAGCACATACCTGTGAAGAAAGTCTTGAAGATTACTTCAAGCGTGTGACAGGGGGCGAAGGAATTGCTTAA
- a CDS encoding sensor histidine kinase, producing the protein MEIIIFLSIVIAVVAVLTSIVLVRRIKKQIAEMTDALVDVKNGNGNRRILSATNELTAPLAYEINEIVVAYESRLSAVRQTEETNRQLMTSLSHDVRTPLTTLIGYLDAAHKGIVTGKDRDDYIETARRKAHDLKEYIDVLFDWFKLNSNEFALEIQSIEAAEFTRNILIDWIPIFEDKQVDYDIDISEQPVRVRLDIDSYMRIINNLIQNVIAHSHADKIKISLLKKENSMELLLADNGVGIEKEDLKHIFERLYKCDKGRSEKGSGLGLSIVHQLVEKMGGSIAVESIPGKGTEFSLRFPLEI; encoded by the coding sequence ATGGAAATCATCATATTCTTGTCCATTGTGATTGCTGTTGTGGCTGTATTGACTTCCATCGTTCTCGTTCGGCGTATAAAAAAACAAATAGCAGAAATGACCGATGCATTGGTTGATGTGAAAAATGGAAATGGCAATCGGCGTATTTTGTCTGCAACAAATGAACTAACAGCCCCTCTTGCCTATGAAATCAATGAGATCGTTGTGGCTTATGAAAGCAGGCTTTCTGCTGTGCGACAGACGGAAGAAACCAACCGCCAGCTTATGACAAGCCTTTCTCACGATGTTCGGACGCCTCTTACCACTCTGATCGGGTATCTTGATGCTGCACACAAAGGTATTGTCACGGGAAAAGACCGGGATGATTATATTGAAACTGCTCGCCGGAAAGCCCACGATCTGAAAGAATATATTGATGTGCTTTTTGACTGGTTCAAGTTAAATTCCAACGAGTTTGCTTTGGAAATCCAGAGCATTGAGGCCGCAGAGTTTACAAGGAATATCCTGATTGACTGGATACCGATTTTTGAGGATAAACAGGTTGATTATGACATTGATATTTCCGAACAGCCTGTCCGGGTAAGATTGGATATAGACAGCTATATGAGAATCATCAATAATCTCATTCAAAATGTCATCGCTCATAGCCATGCGGACAAAATTAAAATCTCCCTATTGAAGAAGGAAAACAGCATGGAGCTGCTGCTGGCAGATAATGGAGTTGGAATTGAGAAAGAAGATTTGAAACACATTTTTGAACGGCTTTATAAGTGCGATAAAGGTCGGTCTGAGAAAGGTAGCGGTCTTGGTCTTTCCATTGTCCATCAACTTGTAGAAAAAATGGGCGGAAGCATAGCTGTTGAAAGTATACCGGGAAAAGGAACTGAATTTTCTTTGCGTTTTCCCTTGGAGATTTAA